In the genome of Hymenobacter cellulosivorans, one region contains:
- a CDS encoding CapA family protein: protein MRISVVGDVLLDRGVPAALQRDSAGLQRTARRLWAHSRYVIGNLECPLATTGVSVQKQFSFRGQPQSARWLRRLGFTQLSLANNHTLDQQLTGLRATNEALRQAGLTGLGFAPDSLTGCLPTLLGPDSSAAVFAYSALHVKAKGQGCLCGRDFAALCERVAAYKTLFPRRAVLVYLHWGTEYSFAPEPEQRQQARTLIDCGAAAVVGAHPHVVQAAEFYRGHPILYSLGNFLFDQQGRGADLAVQADFDVQDGQVIATWIRPLRLRGAVPRPADKAAQAILAARLQGASSAPRLVPDPAAGGWQLLPNVPAPIADTTAAYVARQLVLPGAGATVRLRYRPQAREYQVQTSVGAATTRLDLGFPLYRFTLGDVDNDGQADLLVGPIKTTRFDSTVRRRLFVYRLQDGRWTPRWLGSRVVHRLLYFRPARDAAGRTVVLTLEQTPAKQYCVGRYYWQGFGLTLDQFTQQSASLDEAYLHFIQP, encoded by the coding sequence TTGCGTATCAGCGTGGTGGGCGACGTGCTGCTGGACCGGGGCGTGCCGGCGGCCTTGCAGCGTGACAGTGCTGGTCTGCAACGCACAGCCCGTCGGCTCTGGGCGCACAGCCGCTACGTAATCGGTAATCTGGAATGCCCGTTGGCTACGACCGGGGTATCGGTGCAAAAGCAGTTTTCGTTTCGGGGCCAGCCTCAGTCGGCGCGGTGGTTGCGGCGTCTGGGGTTCACGCAGCTTTCGTTGGCCAACAACCACACCCTCGACCAGCAGCTAACCGGGTTACGCGCGACCAACGAGGCGCTGCGGCAAGCCGGGCTTACGGGGCTGGGTTTTGCCCCCGATTCGCTGACCGGCTGCCTGCCCACACTGCTCGGGCCCGACAGCAGCGCGGCCGTGTTTGCCTACTCGGCCCTGCATGTAAAAGCTAAGGGGCAGGGCTGCCTGTGCGGCCGGGATTTTGCGGCCCTCTGCGAGCGGGTGGCAGCTTACAAAACGCTGTTTCCCCGGCGGGCCGTCCTCGTGTACCTGCACTGGGGCACCGAGTACTCCTTTGCGCCGGAGCCCGAGCAGCGGCAGCAGGCCCGCACACTTATCGACTGCGGAGCCGCGGCCGTGGTGGGGGCGCATCCGCACGTGGTGCAGGCGGCCGAGTTCTACCGGGGGCATCCCATTCTCTATAGCCTGGGCAACTTCCTCTTTGATCAGCAGGGCCGCGGTGCCGACCTGGCCGTGCAAGCCGATTTTGACGTGCAAGATGGGCAGGTCATAGCCACCTGGATTCGGCCGCTGCGCCTGCGAGGAGCCGTGCCCCGGCCCGCCGACAAAGCTGCGCAGGCTATCCTTGCTGCCCGGCTGCAAGGTGCCTCCTCCGCACCCCGGCTGGTACCCGACCCGGCTGCCGGAGGCTGGCAGCTGCTGCCGAATGTGCCGGCTCCTATAGCTGATACGACGGCCGCGTATGTTGCCCGCCAACTGGTGTTACCGGGCGCTGGCGCGACCGTGCGGCTGCGCTACCGGCCCCAGGCCCGGGAATATCAGGTGCAGACCAGCGTCGGGGCCGCCACCACGCGGCTGGATCTGGGGTTTCCGCTGTACCGCTTCACCCTGGGCGACGTGGATAACGATGGACAAGCTGATTTGCTGGTGGGTCCTATCAAAACTACCCGCTTCGATTCCACGGTGCGTCGCCGCTTGTTTGTGTACCGGCTACAGGACGGCCGCTGGACGCCCCGCTGGCTGGGTTCCCGCGTCGTGCACCGGCTGCTGTACTTCCGGCCGGCACGGGATGCGGCAGGCCGCACGGTTGTGCTTACCTTGGAGCAGACGCCCGCTAAGCAGTACTGCGTGGGGCGCTACTATTGGCAGGGGTTTGGGCTGACGCTCGACCAGTTTACGCAGCAAAGCGCCTCGCTCGATGAGGCGTATCTTCACTTTATTCAACCCTAA
- the ispE gene encoding 4-(cytidine 5'-diphospho)-2-C-methyl-D-erythritol kinase → MLVFPNAKLNLGLYVTEQRPDGFRNLESVFIPLSWTDALEVLPAATNSLTLSGIPIPGDAATNLCWRAYELLQADFDLPAVQMHLHKAVPIGAGLGGGSGDAAFALRALKELFALPLTTGQLQQYARRLGSDCAFFVENKPVFAYEKGDVFAPISLDLTGMACQVVYPNLHISTGEAYSRVATRPPRHDLRQSLAQPMPTWRDTVTNDFEDALTPHYPVLGEIKAALYAAGATYASLSGSGSAVYGLFSGLETPPSLQWPGDYQVWSGRL, encoded by the coding sequence ATGCTGGTTTTTCCCAACGCCAAACTCAACCTGGGGCTCTACGTCACCGAGCAGCGGCCCGATGGGTTTCGCAACCTGGAATCAGTCTTTATACCCCTGTCCTGGACCGACGCGCTGGAAGTGCTGCCCGCCGCTACCAATTCCCTTACGCTGTCGGGCATTCCGATTCCGGGCGACGCGGCTACTAACCTGTGCTGGCGGGCCTATGAGCTGCTACAAGCCGATTTTGACCTGCCTGCCGTGCAGATGCACCTGCACAAAGCCGTGCCCATCGGGGCGGGGCTGGGCGGCGGCTCTGGCGACGCAGCCTTTGCATTGCGCGCTTTGAAGGAGTTGTTTGCCTTGCCGCTCACCACTGGGCAGCTGCAGCAGTACGCCCGCCGCCTAGGCTCCGACTGCGCCTTTTTCGTAGAAAACAAGCCGGTGTTTGCCTATGAGAAAGGGGACGTGTTTGCGCCTATTTCGCTCGATTTGACCGGTATGGCCTGCCAGGTGGTGTACCCGAATCTGCACATCAGCACCGGCGAGGCGTATTCCCGGGTGGCTACCCGCCCGCCGCGCCACGATCTGCGCCAGAGCCTGGCCCAGCCCATGCCCACCTGGCGCGACACGGTAACCAATGATTTTGAAGACGCCCTAACGCCGCATTACCCGGTGCTGGGCGAGATAAAAGCCGCCTTGTATGCCGCCGGTGCCACCTACGCCAGTTTGTCGGGCTCGGGCTCGGCGGTGTACGGGCTATTTTCGGGCCTGGAAACCCCACCGTCGCTGCAGTGGCCGGGAGACTATCAGGTCTGGAGTGGCCGGCTGTAA
- the atpC gene encoding ATP synthase F1 subunit epsilon, whose protein sequence is MRLEIITPDRKVFEGDVVSAQFPGIDGLFEVLNNHAPLISALKSGDITVTGAAGRESFRIEGGVVEVLRNNVIVLAEGVVA, encoded by the coding sequence ATGCGTTTAGAAATCATCACGCCGGACCGGAAAGTATTTGAGGGCGACGTAGTGTCGGCGCAATTTCCGGGTATCGACGGGCTGTTTGAGGTCCTGAACAACCACGCCCCGTTGATCAGCGCCCTCAAGTCGGGCGACATCACGGTGACGGGTGCTGCCGGCCGCGAATCCTTCCGCATTGAAGGAGGCGTGGTGGAAGTGCTTCGCAACAACGTGATTGTGCTGGCCGAAGGCGTAGTAGCGTAA
- a CDS encoding sugar transferase, translating to MAVSESASWYQSWGKRVLDLVVAVPAALLTLPLLLGASLLLALQNRGTVLFRQLRPGRHGALFTLYKLQTMSEARDAAGHLLPDAERLTRLGRWLRASSVDELPQLWNVVRGELSLVGPRPLLPQYLPLYSPRQARRHEVKPGITGWAQVNGRNDLSWEQKFEFDVWYVDHVSLALDLRILLLTARRVLEAQGISAPGQATTQAFTGSPPASPPPVA from the coding sequence ATGGCCGTTTCCGAATCTGCATCCTGGTACCAAAGCTGGGGCAAGCGCGTGCTTGACTTGGTTGTGGCTGTGCCCGCCGCGCTGCTCACACTGCCGCTGCTGCTCGGAGCTTCCCTGCTATTGGCGCTGCAAAACCGCGGTACCGTACTGTTCCGTCAGCTTCGGCCCGGCCGCCACGGGGCCCTGTTCACGCTCTACAAGCTCCAGACCATGTCCGAGGCCCGCGACGCGGCTGGCCACCTGCTGCCCGATGCCGAGCGTCTTACCCGCCTGGGCCGCTGGTTGCGCGCGTCGTCCGTGGATGAGTTGCCCCAGCTCTGGAACGTGGTGCGCGGCGAACTGAGCCTGGTGGGTCCCCGGCCCCTGCTGCCCCAGTATTTGCCGCTTTATTCGCCCCGCCAGGCCAGGCGTCACGAGGTCAAGCCCGGCATTACGGGCTGGGCCCAGGTGAATGGGCGCAATGACCTATCCTGGGAACAAAAGTTTGAATTCGACGTCTGGTACGTCGACCATGTGTCCTTGGCCCTGGACCTGCGCATTCTGCTGCTCACAGCGCGGCGGGTGCTCGAAGCCCAGGGTATTTCGGCACCCGGTCAGGCTACTACCCAGGCCTTTACTGGCTCGCCGCCCGCTTCTCCCCCACCTGTTGCATGA
- a CDS encoding DUF6340 family protein, whose amino-acid sequence MSYSLLRSAWVSLVILSLASSCTTTVHLEALAPASVPMPPALQRIATANRILPDSRRDKFFDVLEGIFTGEGPMVDRAGAEACVLSTGEALMRNSPRFRVTPANLQLVGRTREFFLPPMAPDYVRRVCRTSQVDGLVVLEAFDSDMQVQKRQEERVIKEKDKPDRKVMVTVVHMDMRIVSGFRTYGPEGLVVDQARQEDHLGWTSEGATYQAALAGLPAPERCIREVALRIGDQYARRIAPSYVPLSRNIYTRAKKNAHMQQARQCVQATDWDQAAARWQQAARNLNHVVAGRAFYNLAVYEEMNNHLPEAIDYARKAAYTCQMRPAIAYLRVLQDRQQAAHIVQNQMAGSQTK is encoded by the coding sequence ATGAGCTATTCTTTACTTCGTTCTGCTTGGGTCAGCTTGGTCATCTTGAGCTTGGCTAGCAGCTGCACCACCACCGTTCATTTGGAGGCGCTAGCTCCAGCTTCGGTGCCCATGCCGCCGGCCCTGCAACGTATTGCCACCGCCAACCGCATCCTGCCCGACAGCCGCCGCGACAAGTTTTTCGATGTGCTGGAGGGAATTTTTACAGGTGAAGGCCCAATGGTAGACCGGGCCGGGGCGGAAGCCTGTGTGCTGAGCACGGGCGAAGCCCTGATGCGCAACAGCCCACGCTTCCGCGTGACGCCGGCTAATCTCCAGCTCGTCGGCCGCACGCGCGAATTCTTCCTCCCTCCCATGGCCCCCGACTACGTGCGGCGGGTGTGCCGCACCTCGCAGGTAGATGGGCTGGTGGTACTCGAAGCCTTCGACTCCGACATGCAGGTGCAGAAGCGCCAGGAAGAGCGGGTTATCAAGGAGAAAGACAAGCCCGACCGGAAAGTGATGGTAACGGTCGTGCACATGGACATGCGTATTGTGTCCGGGTTCCGCACCTACGGCCCGGAGGGGCTGGTGGTCGACCAAGCCCGGCAAGAGGACCATTTGGGCTGGACCAGTGAAGGCGCCACCTACCAGGCCGCGCTGGCGGGCCTGCCCGCCCCGGAGCGTTGCATCCGGGAAGTAGCCCTCCGTATCGGCGACCAGTATGCCCGCCGGATTGCGCCTTCCTACGTGCCCTTGTCACGCAATATTTACACCCGGGCCAAGAAGAATGCGCACATGCAGCAAGCCCGGCAGTGCGTGCAGGCCACCGACTGGGACCAGGCCGCGGCCCGCTGGCAGCAGGCCGCCCGCAACCTCAACCACGTCGTAGCGGGGCGGGCCTTTTATAATCTGGCCGTGTACGAGGAAATGAACAACCACTTGCCAGAGGCCATCGACTACGCCCGCAAGGCCGCCTATACCTGCCAAATGCGGCCCGCCATAGCATATCTGCGCGTGTTGCAGGACCGTCAGCAGGCCGCACATATAGTGCAAAATCAGATGGCCGGCTCACAGACCAAATAG
- a CDS encoding DegT/DnrJ/EryC1/StrS family aminotransferase, with the protein MHSQNYDRIFLSPPHLGRHELNYVHKAIEDNWVAPAGPNLTGFEQDICQYTGAAHCVALSSGTAAIHLGLLLLGVGPGDEVLCPSFTFVATANPILYLGATPVFVDSEPITWNMCPDRLREAIEDRIRLGKRPKALILVHLYGMPALLSQLLAVAEAHDIPVLEDAAEALGSTFDGRRLGTFGHVGIFSFNGNKIITTSGGGALVTNQAAWAEKTRFLATQAKDPAPYYQHSAVGYNYRLSNILAGIGRGQMELIDSRVKSRREIYAWYQKNLRDVPALQFGPTEPALGSSNRWLTAVTLDPKHTTSTPEQVRQHLETHNIESRPLWKPLHQQPLFAQTPRYGQAVSADLFARGLCLPSGSAMTETELQRVARALREILLP; encoded by the coding sequence ATGCATAGCCAGAATTACGACCGAATTTTCCTTTCCCCACCCCACCTCGGCCGTCACGAGCTCAACTACGTCCACAAGGCCATTGAGGACAATTGGGTGGCTCCGGCCGGCCCCAACCTCACGGGCTTTGAGCAGGACATTTGCCAGTACACGGGTGCCGCTCACTGCGTGGCGCTGTCGTCGGGTACGGCGGCTATTCATCTGGGTTTGCTTCTGCTCGGCGTCGGGCCCGGCGACGAAGTGCTCTGCCCTTCGTTTACGTTTGTGGCCACCGCCAACCCTATTCTCTACCTGGGCGCTACGCCGGTATTCGTGGATAGTGAGCCGATAACCTGGAATATGTGCCCCGACCGGCTGCGCGAGGCCATTGAAGACCGGATTCGGCTGGGTAAAAGGCCCAAAGCCCTGATTCTGGTGCACCTCTACGGCATGCCGGCCCTGCTCTCCCAACTGCTGGCCGTAGCCGAGGCCCACGATATTCCGGTTCTGGAAGACGCCGCCGAAGCTCTGGGCTCCACCTTCGATGGTCGCCGGCTCGGCACATTCGGTCACGTGGGCATTTTCTCGTTCAACGGCAACAAGATTATCACCACCAGCGGCGGCGGGGCTTTGGTTACCAACCAGGCTGCCTGGGCCGAGAAAACCCGGTTTTTGGCTACGCAGGCCAAAGACCCGGCTCCTTACTACCAGCACTCCGCCGTGGGCTACAATTACCGGCTCAGCAACATCCTGGCCGGCATTGGCCGCGGGCAAATGGAGCTTATCGACAGCCGGGTGAAAAGCCGCCGGGAAATCTACGCCTGGTACCAAAAGAACCTGCGCGACGTGCCGGCCCTACAGTTTGGGCCCACCGAGCCGGCGCTGGGCAGCTCCAACCGGTGGCTTACCGCCGTCACCCTCGACCCGAAGCATACCACCAGCACGCCCGAGCAGGTTCGCCAGCACCTCGAAACCCACAACATCGAGTCCCGGCCGCTGTGGAAGCCGCTGCACCAACAGCCGCTTTTCGCCCAAACCCCGCGCTACGGCCAGGCCGTCAGCGCCGATCTGTTTGCCCGCGGCCTCTGCCTACCTTCCGGCTCGGCCATGACGGAAACAGAGTTGCAACGGGTAGCTCGGGCCTTGCGAGAGATTCTACTGCCATAA
- a CDS encoding trans-sulfuration enzyme family protein — MKITPKITPIYQTSVFKFDDLNELEQYFGEPGSRYMYSRNGNPNSDELAAAVNKLEGGVGAIATGSGMAAIFAAILAYCQAGDHVLCAADIYGGSSSLLNAELSRMGITVTYVPFEQLYTLDEFVQPTTRLLLAETISNPLLRVADLQSLATECHRHGLKLVVDNTFASPIITRPLELGADITLHSVTKYIAGHSDVTAGVVVTNDAETANRLKQIGMFYGLTLSPMESWLAVRGLKTLRLRMREHSANALAIANFLATHPKVRQVNYPGLDAHPQHALAREQGAGQFGGMMSFLLADEAEAVNELMHRTKRFPFAPSLAGVDSSLSYPLGTSHRYLTTEQQQELGITVGLVRLSVGIEPLEELLADLAQALD; from the coding sequence ATGAAAATTACCCCCAAAATCACCCCGATTTACCAGACGTCCGTCTTCAAGTTTGATGACCTCAACGAGCTGGAGCAATACTTTGGGGAGCCAGGCAGCCGGTATATGTACTCGCGCAACGGCAACCCCAACTCCGACGAGTTGGCGGCGGCCGTCAACAAGCTCGAAGGCGGGGTAGGAGCCATTGCCACTGGCTCGGGCATGGCGGCTATTTTCGCCGCTATTCTGGCCTACTGCCAGGCTGGTGACCATGTGTTGTGCGCGGCGGATATCTACGGGGGCTCTTCGTCCCTGCTAAACGCCGAGCTGAGCCGCATGGGTATCACGGTGACGTATGTGCCGTTTGAGCAGCTTTATACGCTGGATGAATTTGTGCAGCCTACGACGCGGCTACTACTGGCCGAAACCATCAGCAACCCGCTGCTGCGCGTGGCCGACCTGCAGAGCCTGGCCACCGAGTGCCACCGGCACGGGTTGAAGTTGGTAGTCGACAACACGTTTGCCTCGCCCATTATTACCCGGCCGTTGGAGCTGGGCGCCGATATTACGCTGCACAGCGTGACCAAGTACATTGCCGGGCACAGCGATGTGACGGCGGGCGTAGTGGTAACCAATGACGCGGAAACGGCGAACCGGCTCAAGCAAATCGGCATGTTCTATGGCCTTACGCTAAGCCCCATGGAAAGCTGGCTGGCCGTACGTGGCCTCAAAACCCTGCGGCTGCGCATGCGGGAACACAGCGCCAACGCCCTAGCCATTGCTAATTTCTTGGCAACTCACCCCAAGGTGCGGCAAGTAAACTATCCGGGCCTGGACGCCCACCCGCAGCATGCGCTGGCTCGGGAGCAGGGTGCCGGCCAGTTTGGGGGCATGATGTCGTTTTTGCTGGCTGATGAAGCTGAAGCCGTCAATGAGCTGATGCACCGCACCAAGCGGTTTCCCTTTGCGCCGTCCCTGGCCGGGGTCGACTCGTCCCTATCGTACCCGCTGGGCACCTCGCACCGCTACCTGACGACCGAGCAGCAGCAGGAGCTAGGTATTACGGTTGGGTTGGTGCGGCTCTCGGTCGGTATCGAGCCGCTGGAAGAGCTCCTGGCCGACCTGGCGCAGGCCCTGGATTAG
- the atpD gene encoding F0F1 ATP synthase subunit beta has protein sequence MANNGKITQVIGPVVDVSFAGEGSKLPNILDALEVTKDNGQVVILECQQHLGEDRVRTIAMDSTEGLTRGAVVRNLGAPMSMPTGDGVKGRLFNVVGYAIDGIPQPKSDGALPIHRQPPPFEDLATSSEILFTGIKVIDLLAPYVKGGKIGLFGGAGVGKTVLIMELVNNIAKAYAGLSVFAGVGERTREGNDLLREFIESDIIKYGEEFKHSMEAGGWDLSKVDQNELLKSQATLVFGQMNEPPGARARVALSGLTIAENFRDGDGTGAGRDILFFIDNIFRFTQAGSEVSALLGRMPSAVGYQPTLATEMGAMQERITSTKRGSITSVQAVYVPADDLTDPAPANTFAHLDATTVLSRKISELGIYPAVDPLDSTSRILSIEVLGAEHYNTAQRVKEILQRYKELQDIIAILGMDELSDEDKLTVTRARRVQRFLSQPFFVAEQFTGLAGVLVDIKDTIKGFNAIIDGAYDHLPESAFNLVGTIEDAVAKGAKLMAEAK, from the coding sequence ATGGCGAATAACGGTAAAATCACCCAGGTAATCGGTCCCGTTGTGGACGTGAGCTTCGCGGGTGAAGGCTCTAAGCTTCCCAATATCCTCGACGCACTCGAAGTCACGAAAGACAACGGCCAGGTAGTCATCCTGGAGTGCCAGCAACACCTCGGTGAAGACCGTGTGCGCACCATCGCCATGGACTCGACCGAGGGTTTGACCCGCGGCGCCGTGGTTCGGAACCTGGGCGCCCCCATGTCGATGCCCACGGGCGACGGCGTGAAAGGTCGTCTCTTCAACGTGGTAGGCTACGCCATCGACGGCATTCCTCAGCCCAAGAGCGACGGTGCGCTGCCGATTCACCGCCAGCCCCCGCCCTTCGAGGATCTGGCTACCTCGTCAGAAATCCTGTTCACGGGTATCAAAGTAATTGACCTGCTCGCTCCTTATGTAAAGGGTGGCAAAATTGGTTTGTTCGGTGGTGCCGGTGTTGGCAAGACCGTACTGATCATGGAGCTGGTAAACAACATTGCTAAGGCCTACGCTGGTCTGTCGGTATTTGCCGGTGTGGGTGAGCGTACCCGCGAAGGCAATGACTTGCTGCGCGAATTCATTGAGTCGGACATCATCAAGTACGGTGAGGAGTTCAAGCACTCGATGGAAGCCGGCGGCTGGGACCTCTCGAAGGTGGACCAGAATGAGCTGCTCAAGTCGCAGGCTACCCTGGTGTTCGGCCAGATGAACGAGCCCCCCGGAGCCCGTGCCCGCGTAGCCCTGTCGGGTCTGACCATTGCGGAAAACTTCCGCGACGGTGACGGCACCGGTGCTGGCCGCGACATCCTGTTCTTCATCGACAACATTTTCCGCTTCACCCAGGCAGGTTCGGAAGTATCGGCTCTGTTGGGTCGTATGCCTTCGGCCGTAGGGTACCAGCCCACGCTGGCTACCGAAATGGGTGCCATGCAGGAGCGTATCACCTCGACCAAGCGTGGTTCTATCACCTCGGTACAGGCCGTATATGTACCTGCCGATGACTTGACTGACCCGGCTCCGGCTAACACCTTTGCCCACTTGGACGCTACTACGGTATTGAGCCGGAAGATTTCCGAGCTCGGCATCTATCCCGCCGTAGACCCGCTGGACTCGACTTCGCGCATCCTGTCGATTGAAGTTCTCGGTGCCGAGCACTACAACACGGCTCAGCGCGTGAAGGAGATTCTGCAGCGCTACAAGGAACTGCAGGACATCATCGCCATCCTGGGTATGGATGAACTCTCGGATGAAGATAAGCTGACCGTAACGCGGGCCCGCCGGGTACAGCGCTTCCTGTCGCAGCCCTTCTTCGTAGCCGAGCAGTTCACTGGTCTAGCCGGCGTACTGGTTGACATCAAGGATACCATCAAAGGCTTCAACGCCATCATCGATGGTGCCTACGACCACCTGCCCGAGTCGGCTTTCAACCTGGTTGGCACCATTGAAGATGCCGTAGCCAAGGGTGCTAAGCTAATGGCTGAAGCCAAGTAA
- a CDS encoding acetyltransferase encodes MTNFATHSASEPVPNPLPKLAIFGAGGLGREVLVLARQINEVRPTWELTGFYDDCRPTLTDLHGLPYLGDTAALNATTEALQVVIAVGNGRSRAAIVGQLTSPLLRFATLVHPAVSLQPYQHIQVGEGCIIGQGCILTTDIRLGRHVLLNLGCTIGHDAVLEDFCSLMPHANVGGEAYLETGVYLGTNATVINQVRIGARTIVGAGAVAVRDLPAGCTAVGVPATVIKTHA; translated from the coding sequence ATGACAAATTTCGCTACGCATTCTGCTTCTGAGCCTGTGCCTAACCCGTTGCCCAAGCTGGCCATTTTCGGGGCCGGCGGACTAGGCCGGGAGGTTCTGGTCCTGGCCCGGCAAATCAACGAAGTCCGCCCAACCTGGGAGCTGACGGGCTTCTACGATGACTGTCGCCCCACCCTAACCGACCTGCACGGCCTGCCTTACCTAGGCGACACGGCTGCTTTAAATGCTACTACCGAGGCGCTGCAGGTCGTTATTGCCGTGGGCAACGGACGCAGCCGGGCAGCCATTGTCGGGCAACTTACGTCTCCCCTGCTCCGCTTTGCCACCCTGGTACATCCGGCCGTGTCCCTCCAGCCTTACCAGCATATTCAGGTAGGCGAAGGCTGTATCATCGGGCAGGGCTGCATCCTGACCACCGACATTCGCCTGGGCCGCCACGTGCTGCTCAACCTGGGCTGCACCATCGGCCACGATGCCGTGCTCGAAGACTTTTGCTCCCTGATGCCCCACGCCAACGTAGGCGGTGAGGCCTATCTGGAAACGGGCGTGTACTTAGGCACCAATGCCACCGTTATCAACCAGGTCCGTATCGGGGCCCGCACTATTGTAGGCGCCGGGGCTGTAGCCGTGCGCGACCTGCCCGCCGGCTGCACCGCCGTGGGCGTACCCGCCACCGTTATTAAAACGCATGCATAG
- a CDS encoding membrane-associated protein yields MASTSSRLPLPLKLIVSAFLAVMVPVYYHNYGPTNFLYFCDIALLLCFISLWTESALPASMAAVGILLPQAFWCADFLGELFGLRLVGMTSYMFDPNRSLFLRGLSFFHGWLPFLLLFLVKRLGYDRRALWAWTGLGWSLCLVAYFLLPAAGTVMPDPKIPVNINYVFGFDDAHAQTWLPAPVYLVCWMTALLVVFYLPTHLVLRKVFGSPMQRVQGLRTSEATGRLAA; encoded by the coding sequence ATGGCTTCTACTTCATCCCGCTTGCCGCTTCCGCTTAAGCTTATTGTCAGCGCCTTTTTGGCCGTGATGGTGCCAGTGTACTATCACAACTATGGCCCTACCAACTTTCTTTACTTCTGCGATATAGCCCTACTGCTCTGCTTTATCAGTCTCTGGACCGAGTCGGCGCTGCCGGCTTCTATGGCCGCGGTGGGTATTTTGTTGCCCCAGGCCTTCTGGTGCGCCGACTTTCTCGGTGAATTATTCGGCCTGCGGCTGGTCGGGATGACGAGCTACATGTTTGACCCCAACCGGTCGTTGTTTCTGCGCGGGCTGTCCTTCTTCCACGGCTGGCTGCCGTTTCTGCTACTGTTTCTGGTGAAGCGGCTGGGCTACGACCGGCGGGCCCTGTGGGCCTGGACGGGCTTGGGCTGGAGTCTGTGCCTGGTAGCGTACTTCCTGCTGCCCGCCGCCGGCACCGTCATGCCCGACCCGAAAATTCCGGTCAATATCAACTACGTCTTTGGTTTTGATGACGCTCACGCCCAAACCTGGCTGCCTGCCCCAGTATACCTAGTGTGCTGGATGACGGCGTTGCTGGTCGTGTTTTACCTGCCAACTCACTTAGTGTTGCGCAAAGTATTCGGTAGTCCCATGCAGCGCGTCCAAGGGCTCCGCACTTCCGAGGCCACAGGCCGCTTGGCTGCCTAA